The Primulina tabacum isolate GXHZ01 unplaced genomic scaffold, ASM2559414v2 Contig396, whole genome shotgun sequence genome has a window encoding:
- the LOC142534169 gene encoding E3 ubiquitin-protein ligase BOI-like — protein sequence MSVEASNLKIFPSQLVQDRGLVMPCVNQSGMAGSLYNSQPMGFSGIPFAATLPTNNSFYPQPVCDSAQAKTSMNTDSGLTYNISTTRKRSRDPVNQMYSAAPRFTVAVKNDGASQFPSFFGDDIMPQIQQYQMDIDTIISQHTKRIRLELEERQKKQARFLVAAIGEGVTKKLKEKDDHIQRVGKLNFFLQERVKSLYVENQLWREMAQTNEATANSLRSDLEQILAHVGGEDRPSAGAAFEDDVQSCCGSSNHNEKHHAEEALSQSRNCKRCGERESCVLLLPCRHLCLCNVCGSGSHQLQACPVCKAAMNATLHVNMSS from the exons ATGTCAGTTGAAGCAAGCAATCTCAAGATTTTCCCTTCGCAGCTAGTACAAGACAG GGGTTTGGTGATGCCATGTGTTAATCAATCGGGGATGGCTGGTTCTTTGTACAACTCGCAGCCGATGGGTTTTTCCGGGATCCCTTTTGCAGCAACATTGCCAACCAATAATTCCTTTTATCCACAGCCGGTGTGCGATTCGGCGCAGGCCAAAACCTCCATGAATACGGATAGTGGGCTCACCTACAATATTTCCACCACAAGAAAGCGCTCCAGGGACCCCGTTAATCAAATGTACAGTGCTGCACCGCGTTTCACGGTAGCCGTGAAGAACGACGGTGCCTCTCAGTTCCCTTCTTTTTTCGGCGATGATATCATGCCTCAAATCCAGCAATACCAGATGGACATCGACACCATTATCTCCCAGCAT ACTAAGAGAATTCGGTTGGAGTTAGAAGAGAGGCAAAAGAAACAAGCAAGATTTCTGGTGGCGGCAATTGGAGAAGGGGTGACGAAGAAATTGAAGGAGAAGGACGATCATATTCAGAGAGTGGGcaaattaaattttttcctTCAAGAAAGAGTGAAGAGTCTCTACGTAGAAAACCAACTGTGGAGAGAAATGGCCCAGACGAACGAGGCCACAGCCAATTCCCTCCGCAGCGATCTGGAACAAATCCTAGCCCACGTCGGAGGTGAGGACCGGCCGTCCGCCGGAGCGGCCTTTGAAGACGACGTGCAGTCCTGTTGTGGCAGTAGTAATCACAACGAGAAACATCACGCTGAAGAAGCGTTGTCTCAGAGTAGAAATTGCAAACGATGCGGCGAGAGGGAATCATGCGTGTTGCTTCTTCCTTGCAGACACCTTTGCCTCTGCAACGTATGCGGGAGTGGGTCGCACCAACTCCAAGCATGCCCCGTCTGTAAAGCCGCCATGAACGCCACCCTCCACGTTAACATGTCTTCTTAA